In Ancalomicrobiaceae bacterium S20, the following proteins share a genomic window:
- a CDS encoding chemotaxis protein CheA, protein MTTGGQGGEYAQFKATFFEECSEILADLDGRLTRLQSEAIDAEELNAIFRAVHSIKAGAGAFNLGSLVGFSHTFEALLDWMRDGRITQNERVATAVVHAGDVLATLVAAAQTDSPVEPDFGADVAEELQALLDEAGRRAAGAAGAAPSATAGSAPARPPVTASGDARDAASDRSETPAAPALDAGITHTDSLTCYRIDFVPRAELFRHANEPLLLIGELQRLGTLETTLRDDRLPALADMDPEDAYFAWTFELVTDRPQSEIAEVFEFVDADCDLTLAPVLPAAGEDADDDDADGWGLFEPDAQDAEAEAGDHDAEPHAAGAEPSPTASPAAATRTPATPEAVAAAIAPTARPTASGAANAAQAKSSVSSIRVDLGRVDRLVNMVGELVITQAMLAQQLQESHGGDRESIRGSDELATLTRELQECVMAIRMQPVRSVFQRMPRLVREVSAKLDKHVRLVMSGEQTEVDKTVIEELADPLTHMIRNAIDHGIETPEARIAAGKPPEGTIALSAAHVGSNILIHLEDDGRGIDRERLLAKALAKGIIAADAKLSDEEIDDLIFSPGFSTAETVTDVSGRGVGMDVVRRNIVNLGGRIQVQSQLGKGTRFTLVIPLTLAVLDGMVVAVGAEKYILPLTSIIESFRPDKGQVSTLAGGGDVASIRGQFYRLVQLHRIFDVPSAITEPWRGIVVLVETASGEKIGIAVDELLGQQQVVIKSLQENYDPVAGISGATILGNGRVALILDIENLTRLPERPAGRRADAGRGPTARPIDEPADVPLALSA, encoded by the coding sequence ATGACGACCGGCGGCCAGGGCGGCGAATACGCCCAGTTCAAGGCGACCTTTTTCGAGGAATGCAGCGAGATCCTCGCCGATCTCGACGGCCGTCTCACGCGCCTGCAGTCCGAGGCGATCGATGCGGAGGAACTGAACGCGATCTTCCGCGCGGTGCATTCGATCAAGGCCGGCGCCGGCGCGTTCAATCTCGGTTCGCTGGTCGGCTTCTCCCACACGTTCGAAGCCCTGCTCGACTGGATGCGCGACGGCCGGATCACCCAGAACGAACGCGTCGCGACCGCCGTGGTCCACGCCGGCGACGTGCTGGCGACGCTGGTCGCGGCCGCCCAGACCGACAGCCCGGTCGAACCGGATTTCGGCGCCGACGTCGCCGAGGAACTGCAGGCGCTGCTCGACGAGGCCGGACGCCGCGCCGCCGGAGCGGCCGGGGCCGCCCCGTCTGCAACGGCGGGATCGGCACCCGCCCGCCCGCCCGTGACCGCGAGCGGGGACGCCCGGGACGCGGCTTCCGACCGCTCCGAAACACCGGCCGCACCTGCATTAGATGCAGGTATCACGCATACTGATTCCCTCACATGCTATCGCATCGACTTCGTGCCGCGCGCCGAACTGTTCCGGCACGCCAACGAGCCGCTGCTGCTGATTGGTGAGTTGCAACGTCTCGGCACGCTCGAGACGACCTTGCGCGACGACCGCCTGCCCGCGCTCGCCGACATGGATCCGGAGGACGCCTATTTCGCTTGGACCTTCGAGCTCGTCACCGATCGGCCGCAGAGCGAGATCGCCGAAGTGTTCGAATTCGTCGATGCCGACTGCGATCTGACCCTCGCGCCGGTCCTGCCGGCCGCGGGCGAAGACGCCGACGACGACGATGCCGATGGCTGGGGACTGTTCGAACCCGACGCGCAGGACGCCGAGGCCGAGGCCGGCGATCACGATGCCGAGCCGCATGCCGCCGGAGCCGAGCCCTCTCCGACGGCCTCGCCGGCCGCCGCCACACGGACGCCCGCAACCCCGGAAGCCGTCGCCGCCGCGATCGCACCGACGGCCCGACCCACAGCCTCCGGCGCCGCCAATGCGGCGCAGGCGAAGTCGAGCGTCTCCTCGATCCGGGTCGATCTCGGCCGTGTCGATCGCCTCGTGAACATGGTCGGCGAGCTGGTCATCACCCAGGCCATGCTCGCCCAGCAGCTGCAGGAGAGCCATGGCGGCGACCGCGAGAGCATCCGCGGCAGCGACGAACTGGCGACCCTGACGCGCGAGCTGCAGGAATGCGTGATGGCGATCCGGATGCAGCCGGTCCGCTCGGTGTTCCAGCGCATGCCGCGCCTCGTCCGCGAGGTCTCCGCCAAGCTCGACAAGCACGTCCGGCTGGTGATGAGCGGCGAGCAGACCGAGGTCGACAAGACGGTCATCGAAGAGCTCGCCGACCCGCTCACCCACATGATCCGCAACGCGATCGATCACGGCATCGAGACGCCCGAGGCGCGGATCGCGGCCGGCAAGCCGCCGGAGGGCACGATCGCGCTCTCCGCGGCCCACGTCGGCTCCAACATCCTGATCCACCTCGAGGACGACGGCCGCGGCATCGACCGCGAGCGCCTCCTCGCCAAGGCGCTCGCCAAGGGCATCATCGCCGCCGACGCGAAGCTCTCCGACGAGGAGATCGACGATCTGATCTTCTCGCCCGGCTTCTCGACCGCCGAGACCGTGACCGACGTCTCGGGCCGTGGCGTCGGCATGGACGTCGTCCGCCGCAACATCGTCAATCTCGGTGGCCGCATCCAGGTGCAGTCGCAGTTGGGCAAGGGCACGCGCTTCACGCTGGTGATCCCGCTGACGCTCGCCGTGCTCGACGGCATGGTCGTGGCGGTCGGCGCGGAGAAGTACATCCTGCCGCTGACCTCGATCATCGAGAGCTTTCGCCCGGACAAGGGCCAGGTCAGCACGCTCGCCGGCGGCGGCGACGTCGCCTCGATCCGCGGCCAGTTCTACCGCCTCGTGCAGCTGCACCGGATCTTCGACGTGCCCAGCGCGATCACCGAGCCCTGGCGCGGCATCGTCGTGCTGGTCGAGACCGCCAGCGGCGAGAAGATCGGCATCGCGGTCGACGAACTGCTCGGCCAGCAGCAGGTCGTCATCAAGAGCCTGCAGGAGAATTACGACCCGGTCGCCGGCATCTCCGGCGCCACCATCCTCGGCAACGGCCGGGTCGCGCTGATCCTCGACATCGAAAACCTGACGCGCCTGCCCGAACGGCCGGCCGGCCGCCGCGCCGACGCGGGACGGGGCCCGACCGCCCGCCCGATCGACGAGCCGGCCGACGTCCCGCTCGCCCTGAGCGCCTGA
- a CDS encoding response regulator — MARRVLAVDDSKTMRDMVAFTLRGAGFDVLEAEDGVRALSVLSSQSVDLVITDINMPNMDGVTLVRQLRAKPNFKSTPILILTTEGGEDKKADGRAAGATGWIVKPFAPDKLLQVVNKVCPGR; from the coding sequence ATGGCCAGGCGTGTTCTCGCCGTCGACGATTCCAAGACCATGCGCGACATGGTCGCCTTCACGCTGCGCGGCGCGGGCTTCGACGTCCTCGAGGCCGAAGACGGCGTCCGTGCCCTGTCGGTGCTGTCGAGCCAGTCGGTCGATCTGGTGATCACCGACATCAACATGCCGAACATGGACGGCGTCACGCTGGTCCGTCAGTTGCGTGCCAAGCCGAACTTCAAGTCGACGCCGATCCTGATCCTCACCACCGAGGGCGGCGAGGACAAGAAGGCCGACGGCCGCGCCGCCGGCGCGACCGGCTGGATCGTCAAGCCCTTCGCGCCCGACAAGCTGCTCCAGGTCGTCAACAAGGTGTGCCCCGGCCGCTGA
- a CDS encoding STAS domain-containing protein: MSEAARDPVASVALPTHVDMAATIELREQLLAMAGAPRIEVDGAAVERIGTPAIQVLLAATRGAAAEGRSLKLRSPSSAMRRALEDVGLLKRA, encoded by the coding sequence ATGAGCGAAGCGGCCCGCGACCCGGTCGCGTCCGTTGCCCTGCCGACGCATGTCGACATGGCCGCCACGATCGAGCTGCGCGAGCAGTTGCTCGCAATGGCGGGCGCGCCCCGGATCGAGGTGGACGGCGCGGCGGTCGAGCGGATCGGCACGCCGGCGATCCAGGTCCTGCTCGCCGCGACCCGTGGCGCGGCGGCCGAGGGGCGATCCCTGAAATTGCGCTCTCCGTCCTCCGCGATGCGTCGCGCGCTGGAGGATGTCGGATTGCTGAAGCGAGCCTGA
- a CDS encoding iron transporter, protein MRKAVILGCCLLLGAAGAAFAKEYPIGKPQHQGGMEIAAVYLQPIEMEPAGMMRDAKESDVHLEADIKAGKDNKNGFAQGDWVPALGVAYELTKEGDAAPIKGEFMAMVANDGPHYGDNVKLKGPGKYKLKLTISPPGEGAAAHSHFGRHVDKETGVGPWFKTFTVEYDFVFAGIGKKGAY, encoded by the coding sequence ATGCGTAAAGCTGTCATTCTTGGTTGCTGCCTCCTGCTCGGGGCCGCCGGCGCTGCCTTTGCCAAGGAATACCCGATCGGCAAGCCGCAGCATCAGGGCGGCATGGAGATTGCTGCGGTGTACCTGCAGCCGATCGAAATGGAACCTGCCGGCATGATGCGCGACGCGAAGGAGAGCGACGTTCACCTCGAGGCCGACATCAAGGCCGGCAAGGACAACAAGAACGGCTTCGCGCAGGGCGACTGGGTGCCGGCGCTCGGCGTCGCCTACGAGCTGACCAAGGAAGGCGATGCCGCGCCGATCAAGGGCGAGTTCATGGCCATGGTCGCCAACGACGGTCCGCACTACGGCGACAACGTCAAGCTCAAGGGGCCGGGCAAGTACAAGCTCAAGCTCACGATCTCGCCGCCGGGCGAAGGCGCGGCCGCGCATTCGCACTTCGGCCGCCACGTCGACAAGGAGACCGGCGTCGGTCCTTGGTTCAAGACCTTCACGGTCGAATACGACTTCGTGTTCGCCGGCATCGGCAAGAAGGGCGCCTACTGA
- a CDS encoding cupredoxin domain-containing protein, with product MRHRLPALILLCMAAAVPALPAQAQDPTFRIEFEDGKVTPQRLEVPAGSRIALELVNKGKSPAEFESKELRKEKVLAPGSSSTLIIRTLDPGTYDFFDDFHPDAPPAVLIAK from the coding sequence ATGCGGCACCGGCTTCCCGCCCTCATCCTCCTCTGCATGGCCGCGGCCGTGCCGGCGCTGCCGGCGCAGGCGCAGGACCCGACGTTTCGAATCGAATTCGAGGACGGCAAGGTCACGCCGCAGCGGCTCGAGGTGCCGGCGGGAAGCCGTATCGCGCTCGAACTGGTCAACAAGGGCAAGAGCCCGGCCGAGTTCGAGAGCAAGGAGCTGCGCAAGGAGAAGGTTCTGGCGCCGGGCTCGTCCTCGACGCTGATCATCCGGACGCTCGATCCGGGTACCTACGATTTCTTCGACGACTTCCATCCGGACGCGCCGCCGGCCGTCCTGATCGCCAAGTGA